Proteins encoded in a region of the Streptomyces sp. NBC_00513 genome:
- a CDS encoding DUF3558 domain-containing protein produces the protein MQRKAVRRPVLSGIAMLTALAAGVTGLTGCTDGNGNGSTSDEKAGDSSTAPAQPGKYRSLPAPCKAIDAKRLKAMLPAAESLTDEQREKLYAGVADASYDGDRRVGCRWNSQTPEETLLLSVGFERVVSYDRATTSDDDKARQVFVRRLTEAHLPFPGPTGSPTPGSSTVPAPNSPIAPPATGNTAPSPVPSTPASSTPSAPGTSPSGTPGGSPSGSPSGSPSPTAPPELGSRVLEGLGSEAYVEDKLGTPDATAARARTVRLVFRTSNVIVTIEYSVQPALPATVPPSVETQDSVRQLAQALVERFND, from the coding sequence GTGCAGCGCAAGGCGGTACGACGCCCGGTCCTGTCGGGCATCGCGATGCTCACCGCACTCGCGGCCGGCGTCACCGGCCTCACCGGGTGCACCGACGGGAACGGCAACGGGAGCACCAGCGACGAAAAGGCCGGCGACAGCTCCACGGCGCCCGCCCAACCGGGGAAGTACCGCAGCCTGCCCGCGCCCTGCAAGGCCATCGACGCGAAGCGGCTCAAGGCCATGCTGCCCGCCGCCGAGAGCCTCACCGACGAGCAGCGCGAGAAGCTGTACGCCGGGGTCGCGGACGCCTCGTACGACGGCGACCGGCGCGTCGGCTGCCGCTGGAACTCCCAGACGCCGGAGGAGACGCTGCTGCTGTCGGTCGGGTTCGAGCGCGTGGTCTCGTACGACCGCGCCACCACGAGCGACGACGACAAGGCGCGCCAGGTGTTCGTACGGCGCCTCACCGAAGCCCACCTGCCCTTCCCCGGGCCCACGGGCAGCCCCACTCCGGGCTCCTCGACGGTGCCCGCGCCCAATTCCCCCATCGCGCCCCCGGCCACCGGGAACACCGCCCCGAGCCCCGTCCCGAGCACCCCTGCGAGCAGCACCCCGAGCGCCCCCGGCACGAGCCCCTCCGGCACTCCCGGCGGCAGCCCCTCCGGGAGCCCGTCCGGCAGCCCCTCGCCCACCGCGCCCCCCGAGCTGGGCTCCCGCGTGCTGGAGGGCCTCGGCAGCGAGGCGTACGTCGAGGACAAGCTCGGCACCCCCGACGCCACGGCCGCCCGGGCCCGCACCGTGCGCCTCGTGTTCCGTACCTCGAACGTCATCGTGACCATCGAGTACAGCGTGCAGCCCGCCCTCCCCGCCACCGTCCCCCCCAGCGTGGAAACCCAGGACAGCGTGCGCCAGTTGGCGCAGGCCCTGGTCGAGCGTTTCAACGACTGA
- a CDS encoding DUF2637 domain-containing protein has product MAAMQLTRTHRILIGVVVAGAVVIAGIGFAGSYAAVRALALQKGFGSFSLVFPIGIDMGICVLLALDLLLTWIRIPFPLLRQTAWLLTAATIAFNGAAAWPDPLGVGMHAVIPILFVVTVEAARHAVGRIADITADRHMEGVRITRWLLSPFPTFKLWRRMKLWELRSYEQAVGMEQDRLIYQARLQARYGRAWRRKAPVEALMPLRLARIGVPLAQTAPEGLAAAGIDPVLLPPAAPGTTALPEVQAAQVLADTPALTAATAQPQPPATPMASPTPAQAAAPVQGPPPQPGPAQPGPAQPEPAQPEPAQPEPAEAGPVFHGPAPFAVEPTAMPAAHNSAWFAAPLAPQAAYEGGYNPQYVEGLEPIPVMPPTGPEEQRRPEQQELPIPAPRSREAAASQAEAGTEAEADTDDAHVDEAKFAEAAYEVFRAYLDEFSQFPTPEQVDIHLSDRHGIVHPRSASMIRRLMPELKQRYQRDLENEHIA; this is encoded by the coding sequence GTGGCCGCGATGCAGCTGACTCGCACGCACCGCATATTGATCGGTGTCGTGGTCGCCGGTGCCGTGGTCATCGCGGGGATCGGTTTCGCGGGTTCGTACGCCGCGGTGCGCGCGCTGGCGCTGCAGAAGGGCTTCGGCAGCTTCTCGCTCGTGTTCCCCATCGGCATCGACATGGGCATCTGCGTGCTGTTGGCGCTTGACCTGTTGCTGACGTGGATACGGATCCCATTCCCGTTGCTGCGCCAGACGGCGTGGCTGCTGACGGCGGCGACGATCGCGTTCAACGGCGCGGCCGCCTGGCCGGATCCGCTCGGTGTGGGCATGCACGCCGTGATCCCGATCCTGTTCGTGGTCACCGTCGAGGCGGCCCGGCACGCGGTGGGCCGGATCGCGGACATCACCGCGGACCGGCACATGGAGGGCGTGCGGATCACCCGGTGGCTGCTGTCGCCGTTTCCGACCTTCAAGCTGTGGCGCCGGATGAAGCTGTGGGAGCTGCGTTCCTACGAGCAGGCCGTCGGCATGGAGCAGGACCGGTTGATATACCAGGCGCGGCTCCAGGCCCGGTACGGGCGGGCCTGGCGTCGCAAGGCCCCCGTCGAGGCGCTGATGCCGCTGAGGCTGGCCCGGATCGGGGTACCGCTGGCGCAGACCGCCCCGGAGGGGCTGGCGGCGGCGGGCATCGACCCGGTGCTGCTGCCCCCGGCGGCTCCCGGGACGACGGCCCTCCCCGAGGTCCAGGCCGCCCAGGTCCTGGCGGACACCCCCGCGCTGACGGCGGCGACGGCGCAACCCCAGCCGCCCGCCACGCCCATGGCCTCCCCGACGCCCGCGCAGGCCGCGGCCCCCGTACAGGGGCCACCACCGCAGCCCGGCCCCGCGCAGCCCGGCCCCGCGCAGCCCGAGCCCGCGCAGCCCGAGCCCGCGCAGCCCGAGCCCGCCGAGGCCGGACCCGTCTTCCACGGCCCGGCGCCCTTCGCGGTGGAGCCGACGGCCATGCCGGCGGCGCACAACAGCGCGTGGTTCGCCGCGCCGCTGGCCCCGCAGGCCGCGTACGAGGGTGGCTACAACCCGCAGTACGTGGAGGGGCTGGAACCGATCCCGGTGATGCCCCCGACCGGCCCCGAGGAGCAGCGGCGGCCCGAGCAGCAGGAGCTGCCCATCCCGGCCCCCCGCTCCCGGGAGGCCGCGGCCTCTCAGGCCGAAGCCGGCACCGAAGCCGAAGCCGACACCGATGACGCCCACGTCGACGAGGCGAAGTTCGCGGAGGCCGCGTACGAGGTCTTCCGCGCCTACCTCGACGAGTTCTCCCAGTTCCCGACGCCCGAGCAGGTCGACATACACCTCTCGGACCGGCACGGCATCGTGCACCCGCGCAGCGCCTCGATGATCCGGCGGCTCATGCCGGAGCTGAAGCAGCGCTACCAACGCGACCTGGAGAACGAGCACATCGCGTGA
- a CDS encoding GNAT family N-acetyltransferase encodes MVEAGGPRHGASGAVEIRRAGPGDGDALGEIHAAAWQAAYAPFFEPGFAARAVADRRTRWHRRVAEEAGEAGGVGGVASGAGAGAEVGSGVGAGAGAGAGAAAGSGAGAGAGAAVTLLAVVDGRPLALSVTLPSAARPDHAEIASFYAHPDGWGTGVAAALMEETLRGLRARGYAGVHLWTLRDTPQSRRFYVKCGFAECGTARAFDFGEGNLLEQVEYARSLPAG; translated from the coding sequence ATGGTCGAGGCCGGCGGTCCGCGGCACGGTGCGAGCGGGGCGGTGGAGATCCGGCGCGCGGGCCCCGGCGACGGGGACGCGCTCGGCGAGATCCACGCCGCGGCCTGGCAGGCGGCCTACGCCCCTTTCTTCGAGCCGGGCTTCGCGGCGCGCGCCGTGGCCGACCGGCGCACCCGGTGGCACCGGCGGGTCGCGGAGGAGGCGGGGGAAGCGGGGGGTGTGGGGGGTGTGGCGTCCGGGGCGGGGGCGGGTGCCGAGGTGGGGTCTGGTGTGGGAGCCGGGGCGGGTGCCGGGGCCGGGGCCGCGGCGGGGTCTGGTGCGGGAGCCGGAGCGGGGGCGGCGGTCACGCTGCTCGCCGTGGTCGACGGCCGCCCCCTGGCCCTGTCCGTGACGCTCCCCTCCGCGGCCCGGCCCGACCACGCGGAGATCGCCAGCTTCTACGCGCACCCCGACGGCTGGGGCACCGGCGTGGCCGCCGCCCTGATGGAAGAGACCCTGCGCGGCCTGCGCGCGCGGGGGTACGCCGGGGTGCACCTGTGGACCCTGCGCGACACCCCGCAGTCCCGCCGCTTCTACGTCAAGTGCGGTTTCGCGGAGTGCGGTACCGCGCGCGCCTTCGACTTCGGGGAGGGCAACCTCCTCGAACAGGTCGAGTACGCGCGGTCGCTGCCGGCGGGCTGA
- a CDS encoding SDR family NAD(P)-dependent oxidoreductase — protein MSTATRTAVVTGASSGIGAATARQLAAAGYHVVLTARRKDRIEALAAELTEAGHQATAYALDVTDRAAVDAFAASLERCDVIVNNAGGALGAEPVATGDPADWRTMYEVNVIGTLHVTQALLPALVASGDGTVVVLSSTAGHSTYEGGAGYVAAKNGARVLAETLRLEIVGQPVRVIEIAPGMVKTEEFAKTRFRGDADKAEKVYAGVAEPLSADDVADTITWAVTRPSHVNIDLLVVRPRAQASNTKVHREL, from the coding sequence ATGAGCACGGCCACCCGAACCGCCGTAGTCACCGGCGCGAGCAGCGGAATCGGTGCGGCCACCGCCCGGCAGCTCGCCGCAGCCGGCTACCACGTCGTCCTCACGGCCCGCCGCAAGGACCGCATCGAGGCCCTCGCCGCCGAGCTGACCGAGGCCGGTCACCAGGCCACCGCGTACGCGCTCGACGTCACCGACCGCGCCGCCGTCGACGCCTTCGCCGCCTCGCTGGAGCGCTGCGACGTGATCGTGAACAACGCCGGCGGCGCCCTCGGGGCCGAGCCCGTCGCCACCGGCGACCCCGCCGACTGGCGCACGATGTACGAGGTCAACGTCATCGGCACGCTGCACGTCACCCAGGCGCTGCTGCCCGCCCTCGTCGCCTCCGGTGACGGCACGGTCGTCGTGCTCTCGTCCACCGCCGGCCACTCCACCTACGAGGGTGGCGCGGGTTACGTCGCCGCCAAGAACGGCGCCCGCGTCCTCGCCGAGACCCTCCGCCTGGAGATCGTCGGGCAGCCCGTGCGCGTCATCGAGATCGCTCCCGGCATGGTCAAGACCGAGGAGTTCGCGAAGACCCGCTTCCGGGGTGACGCGGACAAGGCGGAGAAGGTCTACGCCGGCGTCGCGGAGCCCCTCTCCGCCGATGACGTGGCCGACACCATCACGTGGGCGGTGACCCGCCCCAGCCACGTCAACATCGACCTGCTGGTGGTCCGCCCCCGCGCCCAGGCCTCGAACACGAAGGTCCACCGCGAGCTGTAG
- a CDS encoding helix-turn-helix transcriptional regulator has product MKMVGEMVAAARLAKGLTQRALALEVPLDIETLASIEQGRRVLMPDVAERMDRILGLPGMLTVAANKMPEVDSIPPWAEEYMERELEALALSWYDTLTVPGLLQTEEYARSVLGCRVPYHGEDWIELQTARRIKRQVILRRPAPPTLSFVIWEAALRDRIGGDAVHREQVRHLRACADRPGIALQVLPLGITAHAGLDGPFILLETPEHQHLAYSETQRGSVLVRDPNEVSILTQKYAMLRSQALNFDETRGLLDRLLGER; this is encoded by the coding sequence ATGAAGATGGTCGGCGAGATGGTCGCCGCCGCCCGACTCGCCAAAGGACTGACCCAGCGCGCACTGGCCCTGGAAGTGCCCCTGGACATCGAGACGCTGGCCTCCATCGAGCAGGGCCGCCGTGTCCTGATGCCCGATGTCGCCGAGCGGATGGACCGGATCCTGGGCCTGCCCGGGATGCTGACGGTCGCCGCGAACAAGATGCCCGAGGTCGACAGCATCCCGCCGTGGGCCGAGGAGTACATGGAACGCGAGCTGGAGGCGCTCGCCCTGTCCTGGTACGACACGCTGACCGTGCCGGGGCTGCTCCAGACCGAGGAGTACGCGCGGTCCGTCCTCGGCTGCCGCGTGCCGTACCACGGAGAGGACTGGATCGAGCTCCAGACGGCCCGTCGCATCAAACGGCAGGTGATACTGCGCCGCCCGGCCCCGCCCACGCTCAGCTTCGTGATCTGGGAGGCCGCCCTGCGCGACCGGATCGGCGGTGACGCGGTCCACCGCGAGCAGGTCCGACACCTGCGCGCCTGCGCCGACCGGCCGGGCATCGCCCTCCAGGTGCTGCCCCTGGGCATCACCGCCCACGCGGGTCTCGACGGCCCGTTCATCCTGCTGGAGACCCCCGAGCACCAGCACCTCGCGTACTCCGAAACCCAGCGCGGCAGCGTCCTCGTTCGGGACCCGAACGAGGTCAGCATCCTCACCCAGAAGTATGCGATGCTGCGATCCCAGGCCCTCAACTTCGATGAGACGAGAGGCCTGTTGGACCGGCTGCTAGGAGAGCGATGA
- the argS gene encoding arginine--tRNA ligase: MASVPSLASSVNQRVADALASALPEAGGADPLLRRSDRADFQANGILALAKKAKANPRELATTVVEGIPTGDLIKEIEVSGPGFLNITITDKAIIETLAARAGDDRLGVPLSENPGTTVIDYAQPNVAKEMHVGHLRSAVIGAAMVEILEFTGENVVRRHHIGDWGTQFGMLIQYLMEHPHELDHKSDEEVSGEEAMSNLNRLYKASRALFDSDEEFKTRARARVVDLQAGERETLALWQRFVDESKIYFYSVFNKLDMDIQDPDVVGESGYNDMLVETCKLLEDSGVAVRSNGALCVFFDDVKGPDGNPTPLIVQKSDGGFGYAATDLSAIRDRVGVLNATTLLYVVDARQSLHFKMVFETARRAGWLNEDTKAVQLAFGTVLGKDGKPFKTREGETVRLVDLLDEAVERATTVVREKDADRNLLTEEEIVENGLQVGIGAVKYADLSTSAARDYKFDLDQMVSLTGDTSVYLQYAYARIKSILRKAGDRSPVAHPELELAPAERALGLHLDHFGELVAEAAGEYAPHKVAAYLYQLSSLFTTFYTECPVVKPEPELVVGENRLFLSDLTARTLSKGMSLLGIRTPEKL; the protein is encoded by the coding sequence ATGGCCTCGGTCCCTTCCCTCGCTTCTTCCGTCAATCAGCGCGTCGCGGACGCCCTCGCCTCGGCCCTGCCGGAGGCCGGTGGCGCCGACCCGCTGCTGCGACGAAGCGACCGGGCCGACTTCCAGGCCAACGGCATCCTGGCGCTCGCGAAGAAGGCCAAGGCCAACCCGCGCGAGCTGGCGACGACCGTGGTCGAGGGCATCCCGACGGGTGACCTGATCAAGGAGATCGAGGTCTCGGGCCCCGGCTTCCTCAACATCACGATCACCGACAAGGCGATCATCGAGACCCTCGCGGCGCGGGCCGGCGACGACCGCCTCGGCGTCCCGCTCTCCGAGAACCCGGGCACCACGGTGATCGACTACGCCCAGCCGAACGTCGCCAAGGAGATGCACGTCGGTCACCTGCGGTCCGCCGTGATCGGCGCCGCGATGGTCGAGATCCTGGAGTTCACGGGCGAGAACGTCGTCCGCCGGCACCACATCGGCGACTGGGGCACCCAGTTCGGCATGCTCATCCAGTACCTGATGGAGCACCCGCACGAGCTGGACCACAAGTCGGACGAGGAGGTCTCCGGCGAGGAGGCCATGTCCAACCTGAACCGGCTCTACAAGGCCTCGCGCGCGCTCTTCGACTCCGACGAGGAGTTCAAGACGCGCGCCCGCGCCCGGGTCGTCGACCTCCAGGCCGGCGAGCGGGAGACCCTCGCGCTGTGGCAGCGGTTCGTGGACGAGTCGAAGATCTACTTCTACTCCGTGTTCAACAAGCTGGACATGGACATCCAGGACCCCGACGTGGTCGGCGAGTCCGGCTACAACGACATGCTCGTGGAGACCTGCAAGCTGCTGGAGGACTCGGGCGTCGCCGTCCGCTCCAACGGCGCGCTCTGCGTCTTCTTCGACGACGTCAAGGGCCCGGACGGCAACCCGACCCCGCTGATCGTCCAGAAGTCGGATGGCGGCTTCGGCTACGCCGCCACCGACCTCTCCGCGATCCGCGACCGGGTGGGCGTGCTGAACGCGACCACGCTCCTCTACGTGGTCGACGCCCGTCAGTCCCTGCACTTCAAGATGGTCTTCGAGACGGCCCGCCGCGCCGGCTGGCTGAACGAGGACACCAAGGCCGTACAGCTGGCCTTCGGCACCGTCCTCGGCAAGGACGGCAAGCCGTTCAAGACCCGTGAGGGCGAGACGGTGCGGCTGGTGGACCTGCTGGACGAGGCCGTCGAGCGGGCGACCACCGTCGTGCGGGAGAAGGACGCGGACCGCAACCTCCTCACCGAGGAGGAGATCGTCGAGAACGGCCTCCAGGTCGGCATCGGCGCGGTCAAGTACGCGGACCTCTCCACCTCCGCCGCCCGCGACTACAAGTTCGACCTGGACCAGATGGTCTCGCTCACCGGCGACACCTCCGTGTACCTCCAGTACGCGTACGCCCGGATCAAGTCCATCCTGCGCAAGGCGGGCGACCGTTCCCCGGTCGCGCACCCGGAGCTGGAGCTGGCCCCGGCCGAGCGCGCGCTGGGCCTGCACCTGGACCACTTCGGCGAGCTGGTCGCGGAGGCCGCCGGGGAGTACGCCCCGCACAAGGTGGCCGCGTACCTCTACCAGCTGTCCTCGCTGTTCACGACCTTCTACACCGAGTGCCCGGTCGTGAAGCCGGAGCCGGAGCTCGTCGTGGGCGAGAACCGCCTCTTCCTGTCGGACCTGACCGCCCGCACCCTCTCCAAGGGCATGTCCCTCCTCGGGATCCGGACCCCCGAGAAGCTCTGA
- a CDS encoding RtcB family protein, producing the protein MSYVEVPGAQVPIRMWTDPASVEDSAMRQLHNVATLPWIKGLAVMPDVHYGKGATVGSVIAMKDAVCPAAVGVDIGCGMSAVKTSLTANDLPGDLSRLRTKIEQAIPVGTGLHRDPVDPERLYGFSVPGYESLWQRFDHLADAVKFRRERAAKQIGTLGAGNHFIEFCLDEEGAVWLMLHSGSRNIGNELAAHHMGVARDLAHNQNLVDRDLAVFLAATPEMDAYRNDLFWAQEYAKYNRAAMMSLFKEVVRKEFRKAKVSFEREISCHHNYVAEERYEGMDLLVTRKGAIRAGSGDFGIIPGSMGTGSYIVKGLGNEKSFNSASHGAGRKMSRTAAKKRFSARDLEEQTRGVECRKDTGVVDEIPGAYKSIEQVIDQQTDLVEVVAKLKQVICVKG; encoded by the coding sequence ATGTCGTATGTAGAGGTGCCCGGGGCGCAGGTCCCGATCCGGATGTGGACGGATCCGGCGTCCGTCGAGGACAGCGCGATGCGTCAGTTGCACAACGTCGCCACCCTTCCGTGGATCAAGGGCCTGGCCGTCATGCCCGACGTCCACTACGGCAAGGGCGCCACGGTCGGCTCGGTCATCGCCATGAAGGACGCGGTCTGTCCGGCGGCGGTGGGCGTCGACATCGGCTGCGGCATGTCCGCGGTCAAGACCTCCCTGACGGCGAACGACCTGCCGGGCGACCTGTCGCGGCTGCGGACGAAGATCGAGCAGGCGATCCCGGTGGGGACGGGCCTGCACAGGGACCCCGTGGACCCGGAACGGCTGTACGGCTTCTCGGTGCCGGGCTACGAAAGCCTCTGGCAGCGATTCGACCACCTCGCCGACGCCGTCAAGTTCCGCCGGGAACGCGCCGCGAAGCAGATCGGCACGCTGGGCGCCGGCAACCACTTCATCGAGTTCTGCCTCGACGAGGAGGGCGCGGTCTGGCTGATGCTGCACTCCGGCTCCCGCAACATCGGCAACGAACTCGCCGCCCACCACATGGGCGTGGCCCGCGACCTCGCGCACAACCAGAACCTGGTCGACCGGGACCTCGCGGTCTTCCTCGCGGCCACCCCGGAGATGGACGCGTACCGCAACGACCTCTTCTGGGCGCAGGAGTACGCGAAGTACAACCGCGCCGCGATGATGAGCCTCTTCAAGGAGGTCGTGCGCAAGGAGTTCCGCAAGGCGAAGGTCTCCTTCGAACGGGAGATCAGCTGCCACCACAACTACGTGGCCGAGGAACGGTACGAAGGCATGGACCTGCTGGTCACGCGGAAGGGCGCGATCCGCGCCGGCAGCGGCGACTTCGGGATCATCCCCGGGTCCATGGGAACGGGCTCGTACATCGTGAAGGGCCTCGGCAACGAGAAGTCCTTCAACTCCGCCTCGCACGGCGCGGGCCGCAAGATGAGCCGCACCGCGGCGAAGAAGCGGTTCTCGGCGCGGGACCTGGAGGAGCAGACCCGGGGCGTGGAATGCCGCAAGGACACCGGGGTCGTGGACGAGATCCCCGGGGCCTACAAGTCGATCGAGCAGGTCATCGACCAGCAGACCGACCTGGTCGAGGTGGTGGCCAAGCTCAAGCAGGTCATCTGCGTGAAGGGCTGA
- a CDS encoding ATP-binding protein: MNVNIQPALVRERFYPRSRQTVRTAREFLGETLDAWEVTDRRDDLLLCVSEMATNALLHGVPPGRGYRLRLLRFEGAVRIEVHDSGGGRPRIEGRDVRVEGGRGLLLVAALADRWGVVPCVPGKVVWCEYDT, translated from the coding sequence GTGAACGTGAATATTCAACCCGCCCTGGTGCGGGAGCGGTTCTATCCGCGCAGCCGCCAAACCGTGCGTACCGCACGGGAGTTCCTGGGCGAGACGCTCGATGCGTGGGAGGTGACCGACCGTCGGGACGACCTGTTGCTCTGCGTGAGTGAGATGGCCACCAATGCCCTGCTGCACGGCGTCCCGCCCGGCCGGGGCTATCGGCTGCGGTTGCTGCGCTTCGAGGGCGCGGTCCGGATCGAGGTGCACGACAGCGGGGGCGGGCGCCCCCGGATCGAGGGCCGGGACGTGCGCGTGGAGGGGGGTCGGGGGCTGCTCCTGGTCGCGGCGCTCGCGGACCGGTGGGGGGTCGTGCCGTGCGTGCCCGGGAAGGTGGTGTGGTGCGAGTACGACACATGA
- the lysS gene encoding lysine--tRNA ligase has protein sequence MAQSSTETDWVSRFADEVIAEAERRAPGKPVVVASGLSPSGPIHLGNLREVMTPHLVADEIRRRGIEVRHLISWDDYDRYRKVPAGVPGVDETWAAHIGKPLTAVPAPAGSAYGSWAEHFKAAMVEALAEMGVEYDPISQTEQYTNGVYREQVLHAMKHRGDIDAVLDQYRTKQKPGGKKPQQKQVDEAELEAAEGSGAAAEDDGSSAEGGYFPYKPYCAQCGKDFTKVTSYNDETTELTYVCAEDEFTETVKLSEFNRGKLVWKVDWPMRWAYEGVIFEPSGVDHSSPGSSFQVGGQIVHIFGGEQPIGPMYAFVGISGMAKMSSSKGGVPTPSDALKIMEPQLLRWLYARRKPNQSFKIAFDQEIQRLYDEWDKLESKVADGSVLPADAAAHTRAVRTAEGELPRTPRPMAYRTLASVVDITAGHDEQTLRILSDLDPTSPLTSLDEVRPRLDRAENWITTQVPADQRTLVREEPDTELLSSLDEEGRESLRLLVDGLDSHWSLDGLTTLVYGVPKVMAGLEPDAKPTPELKVAQRTFFALLYRLLVTRETGPRLPTLLLAVGADRVRKLLAV, from the coding sequence GTGGCTCAGAGCAGCACCGAGACCGACTGGGTCTCCCGTTTCGCGGACGAGGTCATCGCCGAGGCGGAGCGCCGAGCACCCGGCAAACCTGTCGTCGTCGCGTCCGGACTCTCCCCTTCCGGCCCGATCCACCTGGGCAACCTCCGTGAGGTCATGACCCCGCACCTGGTCGCGGACGAGATCCGCCGCCGGGGCATCGAGGTCCGCCACCTGATCTCGTGGGACGACTACGACCGCTACCGGAAGGTGCCGGCCGGCGTCCCCGGCGTCGACGAGACGTGGGCCGCGCACATCGGCAAGCCGCTGACCGCCGTCCCCGCCCCGGCCGGGTCCGCGTACGGCAGCTGGGCCGAGCACTTCAAGGCCGCGATGGTCGAGGCGCTCGCCGAGATGGGCGTCGAGTACGACCCGATCAGCCAGACCGAGCAGTACACCAACGGTGTGTACCGCGAGCAGGTCCTGCACGCCATGAAGCACCGCGGCGACATCGACGCCGTGCTCGACCAGTACCGCACCAAGCAGAAGCCGGGCGGCAAGAAGCCCCAGCAGAAGCAGGTCGACGAGGCCGAGTTGGAGGCCGCCGAGGGCTCCGGCGCGGCCGCCGAGGACGACGGCAGCAGCGCCGAGGGCGGGTACTTCCCGTACAAGCCCTACTGCGCGCAGTGCGGCAAGGACTTCACCAAGGTCACGTCCTACAACGACGAGACCACGGAGCTGACCTACGTCTGCGCCGAGGACGAGTTCACCGAGACGGTCAAGCTCAGCGAGTTCAACCGCGGCAAGCTGGTCTGGAAGGTCGACTGGCCGATGCGCTGGGCCTACGAGGGCGTGATCTTCGAGCCCTCGGGCGTCGACCACTCCTCGCCCGGCTCGTCCTTCCAGGTCGGCGGGCAGATCGTGCACATCTTCGGCGGCGAGCAGCCGATCGGTCCGATGTACGCGTTCGTCGGCATCAGCGGCATGGCCAAGATGTCCTCCTCGAAGGGTGGCGTCCCGACGCCCTCCGACGCGCTGAAGATCATGGAGCCGCAGCTGCTGCGCTGGCTGTACGCGCGCCGCAAGCCGAACCAGTCCTTCAAGATCGCCTTCGACCAGGAGATCCAGCGGCTCTACGACGAGTGGGACAAGCTGGAGTCCAAGGTCGCCGACGGCTCCGTGCTGCCGGCCGACGCGGCGGCGCACACCCGCGCCGTCCGCACCGCGGAGGGTGAACTGCCCCGCACCCCGCGGCCGATGGCGTACCGGACGCTCGCGTCCGTCGTCGACATCACCGCCGGGCACGACGAGCAGACGCTGCGCATCCTGTCCGACCTGGACCCGACGTCGCCGCTGACCTCGCTCGACGAGGTACGACCGCGCCTGGACCGCGCCGAGAACTGGATCACCACCCAGGTCCCGGCCGACCAGCGCACGCTGGTCCGCGAGGAGCCCGACACCGAGCTGCTGTCCTCGCTGGACGAGGAGGGGCGCGAGTCCCTGCGGCTGCTCGTCGACGGGCTCGACTCGCACTGGTCGCTCGACGGGCTCACCACCCTGGTCTACGGCGTGCCGAAGGTCATGGCCGGGCTGGAGCCCGACGCCAAGCCGACGCCGGAACTCAAGGTCGCGCAGCGGACGTTCTTCGCCCTGCTCTACCGGCTGCTCGTGACCCGGGAGACCGGGCCGCGCCTGCCCACGCTGCTGCTGGCGGTCGGGGCGGACCGGGTGCGCAAGCTGCTGGCCGTCTGA
- a CDS encoding DUF3558 family protein: MHRSASRLTRVLACAAVPMILTVAGCSSDSGKDSGSDSAKKKSDSSSSSKPTPKASATLEKVAYLSLPDPCKAIQAKTIETLVPEAKEKNGTATKSNDLSTRASCSWNGLDEDGLKGSQYRWLSISLVRYDSHASLGSGNKRAEEQYKKQVEAAKAAEGAQDVKVEPAGGIGDEGTSVAYNLKKDVEFLNNTILVRAQNVVVTLDYNGAAYEGAAAPDRAKLLQDATVAAREIVASADAAGKNAPAAKPSAEPSKSGEPSKAPEQSKAPEQSPSAQATQES; the protein is encoded by the coding sequence ATGCACCGATCAGCCTCGCGCCTCACCCGAGTCCTCGCCTGCGCAGCAGTCCCGATGATCCTCACCGTCGCCGGCTGCTCCTCCGATTCGGGCAAGGACTCGGGCTCGGACAGCGCCAAGAAGAAGTCCGACTCCTCCTCGTCCTCGAAGCCGACCCCGAAGGCCTCGGCCACCCTGGAGAAGGTGGCGTACCTCTCGCTGCCCGACCCCTGCAAGGCGATACAGGCGAAGACCATCGAGACGCTCGTCCCGGAGGCGAAGGAGAAGAACGGCACGGCGACCAAGTCGAACGACCTGTCCACCCGCGCCAGCTGCTCCTGGAACGGCCTGGACGAGGACGGTCTGAAGGGCTCGCAGTACCGCTGGCTCTCGATCTCCCTGGTCCGCTACGACTCGCACGCCTCGCTCGGCAGCGGCAACAAGCGCGCCGAGGAGCAGTACAAGAAGCAGGTCGAGGCCGCGAAGGCCGCCGAGGGCGCGCAGGACGTCAAGGTGGAGCCGGCCGGCGGGATCGGCGACGAGGGCACTTCGGTCGCCTACAACCTGAAGAAGGACGTCGAGTTCCTCAACAACACCATTCTGGTCCGCGCCCAGAACGTCGTGGTCACCCTCGACTACAACGGTGCCGCGTACGAGGGCGCCGCCGCCCCGGACCGCGCCAAGCTCCTCCAGGACGCGACCGTCGCCGCCCGCGAGATCGTGGCCTCGGCCGACGCCGCGGGCAAGAACGCCCCGGCCGCCAAGCCGTCCGCGGAGCCCTCGAAGTCGGGCGAGCCGTCCAAGGCCCCCGAGCAGTCCAAGGCTCCCGAGCAGTCCCCGTCCGCGCAGGCCACCCAGGAGAGCTGA